In a single window of the Caloenas nicobarica isolate bCalNic1 chromosome 8, bCalNic1.hap1, whole genome shotgun sequence genome:
- the IWS1 gene encoding protein IWS1 homolog isoform X1, with translation MESEYYGGDQSDDGGATPVQDERDSGSDGEDEGNEQHSGSENGSVGHHSENEHSDGEDDGQMGEAHMTDSENEDIPRQKDSDSDNEEPPNHNASDSDNEAAHGGKDSDSDTEDRPNRHLSDSENEDALNHRASDSENGEPHREHSSDFENEESHKQPGSDSESEELHKQPGSDSESEELHKQPASDSESEELHKQPASDSESEDVPRHKQEIESEDSDGEDRKEEVQNDSHHSDNERVREGFQGSDSEEEAPKRRKISDSDEEEKEEEKTVKRKTAILSDSEDDTEKTPAKKVRILSDVEESDSDAASEKSEKRKKNIVSDSEEEEEERKENVGKKKEEKDLFGSDSESGNEQENLIADIFGESGDEEEEEFTGFNQEDLEEEKGDADMKETADESDSDDNIKRGKHMDFMSDFDMMLQRKKSMSGKRRRNRDGGTFISDADDVVSAMIVKMNEAAEEDRQLNTQKKPALKKLTLLPTVVMHLKKQDLKETFIDSGVMSAIKEWLSPLPDRSLPALKIREELLKILQELPSVSQETLKHSGIGRAVMYLYKHPKESRPNKDMAGKLINEWSRPIFGLTSNYKGMTREEREQRDLEQMPQRRRLSSSGGQTPRRDLEKVLTGEEKALRPGDPGFCARARVPMPSNKDYVVRPKWNVEMESSRFQGTSKKGVSRLDKQMRKFTDIRKKSRSAHAVKISIEGNKMPL, from the exons ATGGAGAGCGAGTACTACGGCGGGGACCAGTCAG ATGATGGTGGAGCTACTCCGGTGCAAGATGAACGGGATTCAGGATCTGATGGTGAAGATGAAGGAAATGAGCAGCATTCTGGATCTGAGAATGGAAGTGTAGGGCACCATTCAGAG aatgAACACAGTGATggagaagatgatgggcagATGGGAGAGGCTCATATGACAGactctgaaaatgaagatatCCCAAGGCAAAAAGACAGTGACTCGGATAACGAGGAGCCTCCAAATCACAATGCGAGTGATTCAGACAATGAAGCAGCTCATGGAGGGAAAGACAGCGATTCTGATACCGAGGACCGTCCAAACCGGCATTTAAGTGactctgaaaatgaagatgCCTTAAATCATCGAGCGAGTGACTCTGAAAACGGAGAACCTCACAGAGAGCACAGTagtgattttgaaaatgagGAATCACACAAGCAGCCAGGCAGTGACTCTGAGAGCGAGGAGCTCCACAAGCAGCCAGGCAGTGACTCTGAGAGCGAGGAGCTCCACAAGCAGCCAGCCAGCGACTCGGAGAGTGAGGAGCTCCACAAACAGCCAGCTAGCGACTCAGAGAGTGAGGACGTTCCCAGACACAAACAAGAAATAGAGTCTGAGGACAGTGATGGGGAGGACAGGAAGGAGGAGGTGCAGAATGATTCTCATCATTCAGATAATGAACGTGTCAGGGAAGGATTTCAGGGCTCTGATAGTGAAGAGGAAGCTCCTAAGAGACGAAAAATATCAGACAGtgatgaagaagagaaagaggaggagaagacagTGAAGAGGAAAACAGCTATCCTTTCTGACAGTGAGGATGACACTGAGAAAACAC CTGCAAAAAAAGTACGAATCCTTTCTGATGTTGAAGAATCAGATAGTGATGCTGCTTCggagaaatctgaaaaaaggaagaaaaatattgtatcAGATagtgaggaagaagaagaagaaagaaaagagaatgttgggaagaaaaaagaagaaaaagatctgTTTGGCAGTGACAGTGAATCTGGAAATGAACAAGA GAACCTGATTGCAGATATATTTGGAGAATCTGgtgatgaggaagaagaggaatttACA GGTTTTAACCAGGAAGAtctggaggaagagaaaggtgaTGCAGACATGAAGGAGACAGCAGATGAATCGGACTCTGATGATAACATCAAAAGAGGGAAGCA TATGGACTTCATGTCAGATTTTGACATGATGCTACAACGAAAGAAGAGTATGAGTGGCAAGCGTCGACGAAACCGTGATGGTGGAACTTTCATCAGTGATGCAGATGATGTGGTCAGTGCTATGATTGTGAAGATGAATGAAGCAGCTGAG GAGGATCGACAGCTGAATACACAAAAGAAACCAGCACTAAAGAAATTAACTTTGCTGCCAACTGTAGTTATGCATCTTAAAAA GCAGGATCTCAAAGAAACTTTCATCGACAGTGGAGTTATGTCTGCTATCAAAGAGtggctttctcctcttccagaCCGAAGTCTGCCAGCACTAAAGATACGAGAGGAGCTGCTCAAGATCCTGCAAGAG CTGCCCAGTGTGAGCCAGGAGACCCTGAAGCACAGTGGCATTGGCCGAGCTGTGATGTACCTCTACAAACACCCCAAAGAGTCGAGACCTAACAAGGATATGGCAGGGAAGCTCATCA ATGAATGGTCTCGACCCATCTTCGGCCTTACCTCAAACTACAAAGGCATGACAAGAGAAGAGAGGGAACAGAGAGATTTGGAACAGATGCCTCAGCGAAGGAGATTGAGCAG ttctGGTGGTCAGACTCCTCGGAGGGACCTGGAGAAGGTGCTAACTGGAGAGGAAAA GGCTCTCAGACCCGGAGACCCTGGGTTCTGTGCCCGCGCGAGGGTGCCCATGCCCTCCAACAAGGACTACGTGGTCAGGCCAAAGTGGAACGTGGAGATGGAGTCCTCCAGG ttccAGGGAACCTCTAAGAAAGGGGTGAGTCGACTGGACAAACAGATGCGGAAATTCacagatatcaggaaaaaaagcagatcGGCCCATGCGGTGAAAATCAGCATTGAGGGCAATAAGATGCCATTGTGA
- the IWS1 gene encoding protein IWS1 homolog isoform X2, with protein MESEYYGGDQSDDGGATPVQDERDSGSDGEDEGNEQHSGSENGSVGHHSENEHSDGEDDGQMGEAHMTDSENEDIPRQKDSDSDNEEPPNHNASDSDNEAAHGGKDSDSDTEDRPNRHLSDSENEDALNHRASDSENGEPHREHSSDFENEESHKQPGSDSESEELHKQPGSDSESEELHKQPASDSESEELHKQPASDSESEDVPRHKQEIESEDSDGEDRKEEVQNDSHHSDNERVREGFQGSDSEEEAPKRRKISDSDEEEKEEEKTVKRKTAILSDSEDDTEKTPAKKVRILSDVEESDSDAASEKSEKRKKNIVSDSEEEEEERKENVGKKKEEKDLFGSDSESGNEQENLIADIFGESGDEEEEEFTGFNQEDLEEEKGDADMKETADESDSDDNIKRGKHMDFMSDFDMMLQRKKSMSGKRRRNRDGGTFISDADDVVSAMIVKMNEAAEEDRQLNTQKKPALKKLTLLPTVVMHLKKQDLKETFIDSGVMSAIKEWLSPLPDRSLPALKIREELLKILQELPSVSQETLKHSGIGRAVMYLYKHPKESRPNKDMAGKLINEWSRPIFGLTSNYKGMTREEREQRDLEQMPQRRRLSSSGGQTPRRDLEKVLTGEEKALRPGDPGFCARARVPMPSNKDYVVRPKWNVEMESSRPGTIKRGISRLEKHKRRFAEQKRLSKVHRAIKFSIEGNRMPL; from the exons ATGGAGAGCGAGTACTACGGCGGGGACCAGTCAG ATGATGGTGGAGCTACTCCGGTGCAAGATGAACGGGATTCAGGATCTGATGGTGAAGATGAAGGAAATGAGCAGCATTCTGGATCTGAGAATGGAAGTGTAGGGCACCATTCAGAG aatgAACACAGTGATggagaagatgatgggcagATGGGAGAGGCTCATATGACAGactctgaaaatgaagatatCCCAAGGCAAAAAGACAGTGACTCGGATAACGAGGAGCCTCCAAATCACAATGCGAGTGATTCAGACAATGAAGCAGCTCATGGAGGGAAAGACAGCGATTCTGATACCGAGGACCGTCCAAACCGGCATTTAAGTGactctgaaaatgaagatgCCTTAAATCATCGAGCGAGTGACTCTGAAAACGGAGAACCTCACAGAGAGCACAGTagtgattttgaaaatgagGAATCACACAAGCAGCCAGGCAGTGACTCTGAGAGCGAGGAGCTCCACAAGCAGCCAGGCAGTGACTCTGAGAGCGAGGAGCTCCACAAGCAGCCAGCCAGCGACTCGGAGAGTGAGGAGCTCCACAAACAGCCAGCTAGCGACTCAGAGAGTGAGGACGTTCCCAGACACAAACAAGAAATAGAGTCTGAGGACAGTGATGGGGAGGACAGGAAGGAGGAGGTGCAGAATGATTCTCATCATTCAGATAATGAACGTGTCAGGGAAGGATTTCAGGGCTCTGATAGTGAAGAGGAAGCTCCTAAGAGACGAAAAATATCAGACAGtgatgaagaagagaaagaggaggagaagacagTGAAGAGGAAAACAGCTATCCTTTCTGACAGTGAGGATGACACTGAGAAAACAC CTGCAAAAAAAGTACGAATCCTTTCTGATGTTGAAGAATCAGATAGTGATGCTGCTTCggagaaatctgaaaaaaggaagaaaaatattgtatcAGATagtgaggaagaagaagaagaaagaaaagagaatgttgggaagaaaaaagaagaaaaagatctgTTTGGCAGTGACAGTGAATCTGGAAATGAACAAGA GAACCTGATTGCAGATATATTTGGAGAATCTGgtgatgaggaagaagaggaatttACA GGTTTTAACCAGGAAGAtctggaggaagagaaaggtgaTGCAGACATGAAGGAGACAGCAGATGAATCGGACTCTGATGATAACATCAAAAGAGGGAAGCA TATGGACTTCATGTCAGATTTTGACATGATGCTACAACGAAAGAAGAGTATGAGTGGCAAGCGTCGACGAAACCGTGATGGTGGAACTTTCATCAGTGATGCAGATGATGTGGTCAGTGCTATGATTGTGAAGATGAATGAAGCAGCTGAG GAGGATCGACAGCTGAATACACAAAAGAAACCAGCACTAAAGAAATTAACTTTGCTGCCAACTGTAGTTATGCATCTTAAAAA GCAGGATCTCAAAGAAACTTTCATCGACAGTGGAGTTATGTCTGCTATCAAAGAGtggctttctcctcttccagaCCGAAGTCTGCCAGCACTAAAGATACGAGAGGAGCTGCTCAAGATCCTGCAAGAG CTGCCCAGTGTGAGCCAGGAGACCCTGAAGCACAGTGGCATTGGCCGAGCTGTGATGTACCTCTACAAACACCCCAAAGAGTCGAGACCTAACAAGGATATGGCAGGGAAGCTCATCA ATGAATGGTCTCGACCCATCTTCGGCCTTACCTCAAACTACAAAGGCATGACAAGAGAAGAGAGGGAACAGAGAGATTTGGAACAGATGCCTCAGCGAAGGAGATTGAGCAG ttctGGTGGTCAGACTCCTCGGAGGGACCTGGAGAAGGTGCTAACTGGAGAGGAAAA GGCTCTCAGACCCGGAGACCCTGGGTTCTGTGCCCGCGCGAGGGTGCCCATGCCCTCCAACAAGGACTACGTGGTCAGGCCAAAGTGGAACGTGGAGATGGAGTCCTCCAGG CCCGGGACTATTAAGAGAGGTATTAGTCGCTTGGAAAAACACAAGAGACGGTTTGCTGAACAGAAACGACTCAGCAAAGTGCATCGGGCCATCAAGTTCAGCATTGAAGGCAACAGGATGCCCCTGTAG